One Palaemon carinicauda isolate YSFRI2023 chromosome 5, ASM3689809v2, whole genome shotgun sequence DNA window includes the following coding sequences:
- the LOC137641098 gene encoding transcriptional regulator ATRX homolog, whose amino-acid sequence MITQKVDLQALPDGPSLTHKDEDQSPAEGNLPQKTRVQRKDIFLRRPECSGRKSSSEDQSAAEGNLPQKTRVQRKEIFLRRPECSGRKSSSEDQSAAEGNLPQKTRVQRKEIFLRRPECGGKKSSSEDQSAAEGNLPQKTRVQRKEIFLRRPECSGGKSSSEDQSAAEGNLPQKTRLRRKEIFLRRPECSGRKSSSEDQSPAEGNLPQKTRVQRREIFLSRPECSGKKSSSEDQSAAEGNLLRRPECSGRKSSSEDQSAAEGNLPQKTRVQRKEIFLRRPECSGEKSSSEDQSAAEGNLPQKTRVQRREIFLSRPECSGKKSSSEDQSAAEGNLLRRPECSGRKSSSEDQSAAEGNLPQKTRVQRKEIFLRRPECSGRKSSSEDQSAAEGNLPQKTRVQRKEIFLRRPECSGRKSSSEDQSAAEGNLLRRPEYSWRKY is encoded by the exons ATgataactcagaaggtagacctacaggctctccctgacggtccatccttaactcacaaggatg aagaCCAGAGTCCAGCggaaggaaatcttcctcagaagaCCAGAGTGCAGCGGAAGGATATCTTCCTCAGAAGACCAGAGTGCAGCggaaggaaatcttcctcagaagaCCAGAGTGCAGCggaaggaaatcttcctcagaagaCCAGAGTGCAGCggaaggaaatcttcctcagaagaCCAGAGTGCAGCggaaggaaatcttcctcagaagaCCAGAGTGCGGCggaaggaaatcttcctcagaagaCCAGAGTGCAGCggaaggaaatcttcctcagaagaCCAGAGTGCGGCGGAAAGAAATCTTCCTCAGAAGACCAGAGTGCAGCggaaggaaatcttcctcagaagaCCAGAGTGCAGCggaaggaaatcttcctcagaagaCCAGAGTGCAGCGGAGGGAAATCTTCCTCAGAAGACCAGAGTGCAGCggaaggaaatcttcctcagaagaCCAGATTGCGGCGGAAAGAAATCTTCCTCAGAAGACCAGAGTGCAGCggaaggaaatcttcctcagaagaCCAGAGTCCAGCggaaggaaatcttcctcagaagaCCAGAGTGCAGCGGAGAGAAATCTTCCTCAGTAGACCAGAGTGCAGCGGAAAGAAATCTTCCTCAGAAGACCAGAGTGCAGCGGAAGGAAATCTTCTCAGAAGACCAGAGTGCAGCggaaggaaatcttcctcagaagaCCAGAGTGCAGCggaaggaaatcttcctcagaagaCCAGAGTGCAGCggaaggaaatcttcctcagaagaCCAGAGTGCAGCGGAGAGAAATCTTCCTCAGAAGACCAGAGTGCAGCggaaggaaatcttcctcagaagaCCAGAGTGCAGCGGAGAGAAATCTTCCTCAGTAGACCAGAGTGCAGTGGAAAGAAATCTTCCTCAGAAGACCAGAGTGCAGCGGAAGGAAATCTTCTCAGAAGACCAGAGTGCAGCggaaggaaatcttcctcagaagaCCAGAGTGCAGCggaaggaaatcttcctcagaagaCCAGAGTGCAGCggaaggaaatcttcctcagaagaCCAGAGTGCAGCggaaggaaatcttcctcagaagaCCAGAGTGCAGCggaaggaaatcttcctcagaagaCCAGAGTGCAGCggaaggaaatcttcctcagaagaCCAGAGTGCAGCggaaggaaatcttcctcagaagaCCAGAGTGCAGCGGAAGGAAATCTTCTCAGAAGACCAGAGTACAGCTGGAGGAAATATTAA